One segment of Campylobacter hominis ATCC BAA-381 DNA contains the following:
- a CDS encoding Jag N-terminal domain-containing protein produces the protein MKVEAENLENAYKKAAEKLNCSVTELDIKVIQYPNKGVLGLFKKNAVIDVKVEDKVREVAKISTEKKHKNEHKIPAEHKKNHFKKERQEITDELLAEVKDGAIKLFSNELFEINVIEVSKYDDNTIYLKIDGNDAALLIGKEAHRYKALAYILQNWINSKYSLNLFLEISEFCKNQLINLTKYLDDLAEKIKTDGKGITKPLEGVFLKFALKKLRDEFPEKYVSVKLGRNGKFIVVNDKNKNE, from the coding sequence ATGAAAGTAGAAGCTGAAAATTTAGAAAATGCTTATAAAAAGGCGGCTGAAAAGCTGAATTGTTCCGTAACAGAGCTTGACATAAAAGTTATTCAATATCCGAATAAAGGTGTTTTGGGATTATTTAAAAAAAATGCGGTTATAGATGTAAAAGTTGAAGATAAAGTGCGGGAAGTAGCTAAAATTTCAACCGAAAAAAAACATAAAAATGAGCATAAAATTCCTGCGGAACATAAAAAAAATCATTTCAAAAAAGAAAGACAGGAAATTACCGATGAATTACTGGCTGAAGTAAAAGATGGCGCAATAAAGCTTTTCAGCAATGAGCTTTTTGAAATAAACGTGATTGAAGTAAGCAAATATGACGATAATACAATTTATCTTAAAATAGACGGCAACGACGCCGCACTTTTAATCGGAAAAGAAGCTCATAGATACAAAGCGCTTGCTTATATACTTCAAAATTGGATTAATTCAAAATACTCATTGAATCTTTTTCTTGAAATTTCGGAATTTTGCAAAAATCAACTTATAAATCTTACGAAATATCTTGACGATTTGGCCGAAAAAATAAAAACGGACGGTAAAGGCATTACAAAACCGCTTGAAGGTGTATTTTTGAAGTTCGCGCTTAAAAAATTGCGTGATGAATTTCCTGAAAAATATGTATCTGTCAAACTTGGAAGAAATGGAAAATTTATAGTAGTAAACGATAAAAATAAAAATGAGTGA
- a CDS encoding glycosyltransferase family 4 protein gives MRVVQILPELNEGGVERGVVELNREFVKNGIENFVITKGGKLAGIIEKDGGKLILHDVCSKNIFTAPVRILKLRKILKEIKPDIVHIRSRVPAWMVHFAKPKCKIISTVHGANSVNFYSKIMVKADRIIVPSNFIKEYIIKNFNADESRISVIFRGVNLENFDATKFESKEKLRNEFGLKKDDFIISCVGRISNLKNIETIIKAIKILENENIKLLVVGGVHPKRKKYFEFLKKLICKLDLKKSIIFLGSISEIAKIYALSDVVVSASIKPESFGRSVAEAIALNRPVVASNHGGVKDIIIEDVNGYFFAPLDEKELAQKILMAKDLKFDGYSYIKSKFSLEKMCNENLKIYKEVLNA, from the coding sequence ATGAGAGTTGTGCAAATTTTACCGGAGCTCAATGAAGGTGGCGTTGAGCGTGGCGTAGTCGAGCTTAACCGTGAATTTGTGAAAAATGGAATTGAAAATTTTGTGATTACAAAAGGCGGAAAATTAGCCGGTATTATAGAAAAAGACGGTGGCAAGTTAATTTTACATGATGTTTGCTCGAAAAATATTTTTACAGCTCCTGTAAGGATTTTAAAACTTCGCAAAATTTTAAAAGAGATAAAGCCGGATATTGTGCATATAAGATCGCGCGTGCCTGCTTGGATGGTGCATTTTGCAAAACCAAAATGTAAGATAATAAGTACGGTTCATGGAGCTAATTCAGTAAATTTTTATAGTAAAATAATGGTAAAAGCAGATAGAATCATTGTACCTAGTAATTTTATAAAAGAGTATATTATTAAAAATTTTAATGCTGATGAGAGTAGGATTTCAGTTATCTTTAGAGGTGTAAATTTAGAAAATTTTGATGCTACAAAATTTGAGAGCAAAGAGAAATTAAGAAATGAATTTGGTTTAAAAAAAGATGATTTTATTATAAGTTGCGTTGGTAGAATTTCAAATTTAAAAAACATTGAAACAATTATAAAGGCCATAAAAATCCTAGAAAATGAAAATATTAAACTTCTAGTAGTAGGTGGAGTTCACCCAAAAAGAAAAAAATATTTTGAGTTCTTAAAAAAACTCATTTGTAAATTAGATCTCAAAAAGAGTATTATTTTTTTAGGAAGCATTAGTGAAATTGCAAAAATTTATGCTCTTAGTGATGTTGTAGTTAGTGCATCTATAAAGCCTGAAAGCTTTGGAAGAAGCGTAGCTGAGGCAATAGCTCTAAACAGACCAGTTGTGGCAAGTAATCATGGGGGCGTAAAAGACATAATTATTGAAGATGTAAACGGATATTTTTTTGCTCCACTTGATGAAAAAGAACTCGCACAAAAAATTTTAATGGCAAAAGATCTTAAATTTGATGGCTATTCTTATATAAAGAGTAAGTTCTCACTAGAAAAAATGTGCAACGAAAATTTAAAAATTTATAAGGAGGTTTTAAATGCATGA
- the mnmE gene encoding tRNA uridine-5-carboxymethylaminomethyl(34) synthesis GTPase MnmE has product MSETIVAVATAHGIGGISIVRLSGENALSLSDILINKNRKKNKTQNSVSSSQNRIQNFKKINLKPRYATLCELYDNDGNFMDESVVIYYKSPNSFTGEDIVEFQIHGGFTLENLIMDELITNGARIAMPGEFSKRAFLNDKMDLSKAEAIQSIILSRSKSAAKILARNLHGELKNFVIDLRKEIVKTMAFVETCIDYADDDLPNDILDKIQNLLSENITKIDEITQISASRRGLLEGFKVAIIGKPNVGKSSILNSLLKFSRAIVSDEAGTTRDRIEENLQIGSHLIRIIDTAGIRKSENSVENIGISYSIKAANEADIILAVFDASREFDKEDEKIFEILQNQKDKKIIKILNKIDLALKFKAGNSDNFLKISAKNDTKIITKVLNDYLNSQNFDGIMLSSNRQIMAFSNAGKALKRAQNLLNENSLELFAFELNIAIKEIASIYKPFERDEILESMFSNFCLGK; this is encoded by the coding sequence ATGAGTGAAACTATTGTAGCCGTCGCAACCGCTCATGGAATTGGCGGAATAAGTATCGTCAGGCTCAGTGGAGAAAATGCACTGAGCCTTAGTGATATTTTAATAAATAAAAACCGCAAAAAAAATAAAACTCAAAATTCCGTTTCCAGCTCTCAAAACAGGATACAAAATTTTAAAAAAATCAATTTAAAACCGCGTTATGCCACACTTTGCGAGCTATATGACAATGATGGAAATTTTATGGACGAGAGTGTTGTTATATATTACAAATCCCCAAATAGCTTTACCGGCGAAGATATAGTGGAATTTCAAATTCATGGCGGATTTACGCTTGAAAATCTGATAATGGACGAACTGATAACAAACGGCGCAAGAATTGCAATGCCTGGAGAATTTAGCAAAAGAGCGTTTTTAAATGACAAAATGGATCTAAGCAAAGCTGAAGCTATACAAAGTATTATTTTATCGCGTTCAAAAAGCGCCGCTAAAATTTTAGCCAGAAATTTGCACGGTGAACTTAAAAATTTTGTAATTGATTTGCGTAAAGAAATAGTTAAAACTATGGCATTTGTTGAAACTTGCATTGACTATGCCGACGACGATTTGCCAAATGACATTTTGGATAAAATACAAAATTTATTAAGTGAAAATATAACAAAAATCGATGAAATTACTCAAATAAGTGCGTCAAGACGCGGATTGTTAGAAGGCTTTAAAGTAGCCATTATAGGCAAACCGAATGTCGGAAAAAGTTCTATTTTAAATTCACTTTTAAAATTTTCTCGTGCTATTGTAAGTGATGAAGCCGGAACTACTCGCGATAGAATAGAAGAAAATTTGCAAATCGGTTCACATTTAATTCGCATAATTGATACGGCAGGCATTAGAAAAAGTGAAAACAGTGTCGAAAATATCGGTATTTCATATTCCATAAAAGCCGCAAACGAAGCTGATATAATTTTAGCTGTTTTTGATGCTTCGCGAGAATTTGATAAAGAAGACGAGAAAATTTTTGAAATTTTACAAAATCAAAAAGATAAAAAGATTATTAAAATTTTAAATAAAATTGATCTTGCTTTAAAATTTAAAGCTGGAAATTCAGATAATTTTTTGAAAATTTCAGCTAAAAACGATACAAAAATTATCACAAAAGTTTTAAATGATTATTTAAATTCTCAAAATTTTGACGGTATAATGCTTAGTTCAAATCGTCAAATAATGGCATTTTCAAATGCCGGAAAAGCTTTAAAAAGAGCGCAAAATTTATTAAATGAAAATTCTCTTGAACTTTTTGCATTTGAGCTGAACATCGCTATAAAAGAAATTGCAAGCATTTACAAGCCTTTTGAGCGGGACGAAATACTTGAGTCTATGTTTAGCAACTTTTGTCTTGGTAAATAA
- a CDS encoding O-antigen ligase family protein, translated as MHEYLIGLKEDKYKLAFNIILFIWLCSIPFKNAIYQISTVLVLLFFVVHLIINKNYSVLIENFKKTKVLAVFVALILLSMCLANILNPELLAKKSWHHIISFFYRYVLVFIALAYFYRLKYFDKKVLVDVFLFGLLFVAAIAIFMLILNPDIVLNSNAAYNGDYGLKGTFDNRNAMGLAMSLGVVFTLFILKDNIKIGLVLLAIFGFCMLFSFSRSGWVAGFFAYIVFIAFYFKQLNKKFFIAVGICILVLICLYFGVDSLQDRVNLLLQGNSSHRTDIWKFGLTQIPNNLFFGHGVSCWRNLNLPAYIAVHTGLHNSTLEILLFTGIFGLVAWISAVLTVFYQILKDKNYIYLSLLVYFVVITQFDFSVFDSKELFSAVTIFMFLVYSDKFKAKLCK; from the coding sequence ATGCATGAGTATTTAATTGGCTTAAAAGAAGACAAATATAAACTTGCTTTTAATATTATACTTTTTATTTGGCTTTGTAGTATTCCTTTTAAGAATGCCATTTATCAAATTTCAACTGTTTTGGTTTTGCTATTTTTTGTAGTGCATTTGATTATAAATAAAAACTACTCTGTTTTAATTGAAAATTTTAAAAAAACTAAAGTTTTAGCTGTTTTTGTTGCTTTGATTTTGCTTAGTATGTGTTTAGCAAACATCTTAAATCCTGAACTTTTAGCCAAAAAATCTTGGCATCATATAATTTCATTTTTTTATAGATATGTTTTGGTTTTTATAGCTTTAGCGTATTTTTACAGGCTTAAGTATTTTGATAAAAAAGTATTAGTTGATGTCTTTTTATTCGGACTTTTGTTTGTAGCAGCCATCGCAATTTTTATGCTAATTTTAAATCCAGATATTGTTTTAAATTCAAACGCAGCCTACAATGGCGATTATGGTCTTAAAGGAACTTTTGATAACAGAAATGCCATGGGACTTGCTATGAGCTTAGGTGTTGTCTTTACTCTTTTTATTTTAAAAGACAATATAAAAATAGGATTAGTCTTACTTGCAATTTTTGGTTTTTGTATGCTATTTTCTTTTTCACGTTCAGGTTGGGTTGCCGGTTTTTTTGCATATATCGTTTTTATCGCGTTTTATTTTAAACAGCTTAATAAAAAATTTTTTATAGCTGTTGGAATTTGTATTTTAGTGCTTATATGTTTGTATTTTGGTGTAGATAGTTTGCAAGATAGGGTAAATTTGCTTCTTCAAGGAAATTCCAGCCATAGAACTGATATTTGGAAATTTGGACTTACTCAAATACCAAATAATTTATTTTTTGGCCACGGTGTTAGTTGTTGGAGAAATTTAAATTTACCGGCTTATATAGCAGTACATACAGGACTTCATAATTCCACTTTAGAAATATTACTTTTTACTGGAATATTTGGTTTGGTGGCATGGATTAGTGCTGTTTTAACCGTATTTTATCAAATTTTAAAAGATAAAAATTATATATATTTGTCTTTACTTGTATATTTTGTAGTTATTACACAGTTTGATTTTAGTGTTTTTGACTCAAAAGAACTTTTTAGCGCTGTAACTATTTTTATGTTTTTAGTGTATTCGGATAAATTTAAGGCTAAACTTTGCAAATAG
- a CDS encoding glycosyltransferase, translating to MKNLRIVHCGIFNEFDDGNFFYGLERKISHGLHQNGHFVYDFSYRDWERNLRFCGIKNSGIKKMNQKLIEICKNINADVLFITKAEKIENETLLEIKKALPNIKIAMWYVDHLEEKAEFFEKFKIIDAFFYANALKLKELSNKYKNTLFSFFPNISDEAFEIDLNLSKTNDIIYIARDYKEDNRYKFALMLHEFCKKNSIKHKIYASLGNKPVFGYDFLKAINESKIAINFNRDDELDCESSNKLLGASDRMAQFLGFGACTFSPVITGFDKLYEPNKDIIYFKNFKDCSDKILAILKSNEWKQIGKNGREKTLKIANAKRVTKFMLELLFNKNFSQDYEWKEFIYKNGELI from the coding sequence ATGAAAAATCTTAGAATTGTTCATTGTGGTATTTTTAATGAATTTGATGATGGAAATTTTTTTTATGGCTTAGAGCGTAAAATTTCGCATGGACTTCATCAAAACGGTCATTTTGTATATGATTTCAGTTATAGAGACTGGGAGAGAAATTTAAGATTTTGCGGCATTAAAAACAGCGGCATAAAAAAGATGAATCAAAAACTTATTGAAATTTGCAAAAATATAAATGCCGATGTTTTATTTATCACAAAGGCTGAAAAGATAGAAAACGAAACTCTTTTAGAGATAAAAAAGGCACTGCCAAATATAAAAATTGCGATGTGGTATGTTGATCATCTAGAAGAAAAAGCTGAATTTTTTGAAAAATTTAAGATAATTGACGCGTTTTTTTATGCAAATGCACTTAAATTAAAAGAGCTTTCAAATAAGTATAAAAATACACTTTTTTCATTTTTTCCAAATATTTCAGATGAGGCTTTTGAGATCGATTTAAATTTATCAAAAACAAATGATATCATTTATATAGCAAGAGATTATAAAGAAGATAACCGTTATAAATTTGCTTTAATGCTTCATGAGTTTTGTAAAAAAAATAGCATAAAGCATAAAATTTATGCAAGTTTAGGGAACAAACCAGTTTTTGGATATGATTTTTTAAAAGCCATAAATGAGAGTAAAATTGCTATAAATTTTAACAGAGATGATGAGTTAGATTGCGAGAGCTCAAACAAACTTTTGGGTGCAAGTGATAGAATGGCACAATTTTTAGGTTTTGGGGCATGTACTTTTTCGCCGGTTATTACAGGATTTGATAAACTTTACGAGCCCAATAAAGATATAATTTATTTTAAAAATTTTAAAGATTGTAGTGATAAGATTTTAGCAATTTTAAAAAGTAACGAGTGGAAGCAAATTGGTAAAAATGGCAGAGAAAAAACATTAAAAATCGCAAATGCAAAACGCGTAACTAAATTTATGCTTGAATTGCTTTTTAATAAAAATTTTAGTCAAGACTATGAGTGGAAAGAATTTATATATAAAAATGGAGAATTAATTTGA
- a CDS encoding polysaccharide deacetylase family protein has product MQIVIILLIFTILISFTIFSLRFSWWRKNITYEYPRVLMYHMISKHLPKNKSKFNRLRVEPKEFEKQIKWLSKNGFKSYFVREISDDLPPKSVIITFDDGYKDNLTNALPILQKYGFKATIFIVCNRFDKNWATDKDLKKSSDELNNEKMLSDEDVKKLLESGLIEIGSHTLNHANLPSLSYKDKQNEILNSKLEIEKKFGITCESFAYPFGFYDEESMQLAKESGYKFSVTTNNDVLKNRYSNYEIPRIMISGRGNILHFILKIKKGRSR; this is encoded by the coding sequence TTGCAAATAGTTATTATATTATTAATTTTTACAATATTAATTAGTTTTACAATTTTTTCGCTTCGCTTTTCTTGGTGGAGAAAAAATATCACTTATGAATATCCTCGTGTTTTGATGTATCATATGATAAGTAAGCATTTGCCTAAAAATAAAAGCAAATTTAACCGTTTAAGAGTAGAGCCAAAAGAGTTTGAAAAGCAAATCAAGTGGCTTAGCAAAAATGGTTTTAAAAGTTATTTTGTGCGTGAAATATCAGATGATCTACCACCAAAATCAGTAATTATAACTTTTGATGACGGATATAAAGATAATCTCACAAATGCTTTGCCAATACTTCAAAAATACGGTTTTAAAGCTACAATTTTTATAGTTTGTAACCGCTTTGATAAAAATTGGGCGACGGATAAAGATCTTAAAAAATCAAGCGATGAATTAAACAATGAAAAAATGTTAAGTGACGAAGATGTTAAAAAACTTTTAGAAAGTGGTCTTATTGAAATTGGCTCTCATACTTTAAATCATGCAAATTTGCCGAGTCTAAGCTATAAAGATAAACAAAATGAAATTTTAAACTCAAAATTAGAAATTGAAAAAAAATTTGGTATAACTTGTGAAAGCTTTGCTTATCCGTTTGGTTTTTACGATGAAGAAAGTATGCAACTAGCTAAAGAATCCGGATATAAATTTTCTGTTACGACAAACAATGATGTTTTAAAAAATAGATACTCAAATTATGAAATTCCTAGAATCATGATAAGTGGTAGAGGAAATATACTTCATTTTATTTTAAAAATAAAAAAAGGAAGAAGTAGGTGA
- a CDS encoding lysophospholipid acyltransferase family protein, whose translation MREKIEYFIVLSVIKISKFLPKFAVFALLKFFAIILFWVLKSRRKLAINNILAAYKDFDFKKAKSLAKANFISISQTVAEVLLLINDRIKLDDVMQNGESAVKKVKELTKNNKNGIIFVTAHFGNWEFLAHYFATKGFPVSVVGRYGNNSLIEDNITFPFRHKFGNDLIYKDDAMRNMIKLLKNHGNLGILTDQKTGNFKAEFFGRKCYTTKSVATLFLKFNPVIIPIFAKRIDKTKFEIIVEKFPEIPSNLSKNEAELFITQTCNDIFENIVRSAPEQWFWMHNRWRMDA comes from the coding sequence TTGCGAGAGAAAATTGAATATTTTATAGTTTTATCCGTAATTAAAATTTCAAAATTTTTACCGAAATTTGCGGTTTTTGCATTATTAAAATTTTTTGCGATAATATTATTTTGGGTTTTAAAATCTCGCAGAAAACTCGCCATAAACAATATTTTAGCAGCTTATAAAGATTTTGATTTTAAAAAAGCGAAAAGTTTGGCAAAAGCAAATTTTATCAGTATTTCACAAACCGTAGCAGAGGTTTTGCTTCTTATAAATGATCGTATAAAATTGGACGATGTTATGCAAAACGGCGAATCAGCCGTAAAAAAAGTAAAAGAGCTTACTAAAAATAACAAAAACGGAATTATTTTTGTGACGGCTCATTTCGGAAACTGGGAATTTTTGGCGCATTATTTTGCGACTAAAGGCTTTCCTGTATCGGTTGTAGGAAGATACGGAAACAATTCTTTGATTGAAGATAATATCACATTTCCGTTTCGTCATAAGTTCGGCAATGATTTGATCTATAAAGATGACGCTATGAGAAATATGATAAAATTGCTTAAAAACCACGGCAATTTAGGTATTTTAACCGATCAAAAAACAGGAAATTTTAAAGCCGAATTTTTTGGACGGAAATGTTATACTACAAAATCCGTCGCAACATTGTTTTTGAAATTTAATCCAGTGATAATTCCAATTTTTGCGAAACGTATAGATAAAACGAAATTTGAAATTATTGTGGAAAAATTTCCTGAAATTCCTTCAAATTTATCTAAAAATGAAGCCGAATTATTTATTACTCAAACTTGCAACGATATTTTTGAAAATATAGTCAGAAGTGCGCCGGAGCAATGGTTTTGGATGCATAATCGCTGGAGAATGGATGCATGA
- a CDS encoding glycosyltransferase, protein MRVCYFSCSNIFGGVENIILQTLNKLCKSYEVALILPKGANFLNKFDKRVKIYDYKSYDKRYNIFLYFEIMKFLHEFKPDILHTHGAKATQMGFILSKFLKFKFIATKHNNRKGKIFNKIKNVMAVSKNVANTINHESKVIYFGIDKQNIKPNLSKTFTITAVGRLDKIKGFDILINEVKKLKFNFVLQIVGDGFERENLQNLINSLNLKNKVKLLGFCQNIPQILANSNLQVISSIKEGFPLTLLEGLFYAPIVISTPVGGIIEILDDEFLINHENLSDKIDEIYMNYDAKVEIFKEKNKNIIENFKFEKYILNLQNYYEEIYEKS, encoded by the coding sequence GTGAGAGTTTGTTATTTCTCTTGTTCAAATATTTTTGGTGGTGTTGAAAATATCATTTTGCAAACATTAAATAAGCTTTGTAAAAGTTATGAGGTAGCTCTTATCTTACCAAAAGGTGCTAATTTTTTAAATAAATTTGATAAAAGAGTAAAAATTTATGATTATAAAAGCTACGATAAACGTTACAATATATTTTTATATTTTGAGATTATGAAATTTTTACACGAGTTTAAGCCGGATATTTTACACACTCATGGGGCAAAAGCTACGCAAATGGGCTTTATTTTAAGTAAATTTTTAAAATTTAAGTTTATTGCTACAAAGCACAATAATAGAAAAGGTAAAATTTTTAATAAAATTAAAAATGTTATGGCTGTTTCAAAAAATGTCGCAAATACTATAAATCATGAATCAAAAGTTATCTATTTTGGTATAGATAAGCAAAATATAAAGCCGAATTTATCAAAAACTTTTACCATTACAGCTGTTGGTAGGCTTGATAAAATTAAAGGTTTTGATATTTTGATAAATGAAGTAAAGAAGCTTAAATTTAACTTTGTTTTACAAATTGTAGGTGATGGTTTCGAAAGGGAAAATTTGCAGAATTTAATAAATAGTCTTAATTTAAAAAATAAAGTTAAACTTCTTGGTTTTTGTCAAAACATTCCGCAAATTTTAGCAAATTCAAATTTACAAGTTATTAGTTCCATAAAAGAAGGTTTTCCACTTACGCTTTTAGAAGGTCTTTTTTACGCTCCTATTGTAATTTCTACACCAGTTGGTGGAATAATTGAAATTTTAGACGATGAATTTTTAATAAACCATGAGAATTTAAGTGATAAAATAGATGAAATTTACATGAATTATGATGCAAAAGTTGAAATTTTTAAAGAAAAAAATAAAAATATAATTGAAAATTTTAAATTTGAAAAATATATCTTAAATTTGCAAAATTACTATGAGGAAATTTATGAAAAATCTTAG
- a CDS encoding ELM1/GtrOC1 family putative glycosyltransferase yields the protein MKALILTDLRKGHENQSVAFCEIMGFKYELCNVSYSNKFFKLLSYVLDFFGILIKIFNIQNKDFQNFDLFVGAGSQTYYALKFLSKKYNKKNIALMYPKGYKKDFSFIIATSHDNPKKAENIKILPVNLNFLKPQNFYKPSKKAIGFIIGGNNKNFIMNDEILEKIDEIRDFFKDYEFLITTSPRTPKKIESALMQKKFDFSVIYSKNPINPISDFLSGCEFVFITIDSVSMISEAVCNFSANIAILPLSRRNEKENKFDRFIKNLQKGGYLQIYSSPKNLQKTAKINLKNLMKDIKL from the coding sequence ATGAAAGCTCTGATTTTAACGGATTTGAGAAAAGGTCATGAAAATCAAAGCGTTGCATTTTGTGAAATTATGGGTTTTAAATATGAACTTTGCAATGTTTCTTACTCAAATAAATTTTTTAAATTGCTAAGCTATGTATTAGATTTTTTTGGAATTTTAATAAAAATTTTTAATATTCAAAATAAGGATTTTCAGAATTTTGATCTTTTTGTAGGCGCAGGAAGCCAAACTTATTACGCTTTAAAGTTTTTATCCAAAAAATATAATAAAAAAAATATCGCTTTAATGTATCCCAAAGGCTATAAAAAAGACTTTTCGTTTATCATAGCAACCTCACACGACAATCCGAAAAAAGCTGAAAATATAAAAATTTTGCCTGTAAATTTAAATTTTTTGAAACCTCAAAATTTTTATAAACCGTCAAAAAAAGCGATCGGTTTTATAATCGGTGGAAATAATAAAAATTTTATCATGAATGATGAAATTTTAGAAAAAATTGATGAAATTCGTGATTTTTTTAAAGATTATGAGTTTTTAATTACAACTTCGCCTCGTACTCCAAAAAAAATAGAGAGTGCATTGATGCAAAAAAAATTTGATTTTAGCGTGATTTACAGCAAAAATCCTATAAATCCGATTTCCGATTTTCTATCCGGTTGCGAATTTGTTTTTATTACAATCGACAGCGTTTCGATGATTAGCGAAGCTGTTTGCAATTTTAGTGCAAATATCGCTATTTTACCACTTTCTAGGCGAAACGAAAAAGAAAATAAATTTGACAGATTTATAAAAAATTTGCAAAAAGGCGGATATTTGCAAATTTACTCATCGCCAAAAAATTTACAAAAAACAGCAAAAATTAATTTAAAAAATTTAATGAAAGATATAAAATTATGA